A stretch of the Clostridia bacterium genome encodes the following:
- the recO gene encoding DNA repair protein RecO: MEDNIKLTGLVLNTKDYKENDKTANIFTLERGKLSSVFRGVKKPSAKMKMAAQPFCFGEFILIERGNNYITANCTLTESFYDLAYDVDRFLAGCVVLEIIDMATQEGQPNERLFIESLKALKELTYGDTNANVIAVKFIIRTLELIGYKMNFSNCSSCHASVSRPFFSPLRGGLLCPLCKDIDAPPVSLNLINNLKFIDNSDYEKLATIKIEESAAKKLIHFITQAFGELVGCSVKSVINII, translated from the coding sequence ATGGAAGATAACATAAAACTAACAGGGCTTGTATTAAATACAAAAGATTATAAAGAAAACGACAAAACAGCCAATATTTTTACATTGGAAAGGGGCAAGCTAAGTTCAGTATTTAGAGGCGTTAAAAAACCGTCTGCCAAAATGAAAATGGCTGCTCAGCCTTTTTGTTTTGGTGAGTTTATTTTAATTGAACGTGGCAATAACTATATAACAGCAAACTGCACTCTTACAGAATCATTTTACGACTTAGCTTATGATGTAGATAGATTTTTGGCTGGATGTGTAGTTTTGGAAATCATAGATATGGCAACACAAGAAGGTCAGCCTAATGAAAGACTGTTTATTGAAAGTCTTAAGGCTTTGAAAGAATTGACCTACGGTGATACCAACGCTAATGTGATTGCTGTAAAATTTATAATAAGAACTCTTGAATTGATCGGTTATAAAATGAATTTTAGTAATTGCTCTTCCTGTCATGCAAGTGTGTCTAGACCATTTTTTTCTCCATTAAGAGGAGGTTTGTTGTGCCCTTTATGTAAGGACATAGATGCACCTCCGGTCAGCCTTAACCTTATAAACAATTTGAAATTCATTGACAATTCGGATTATGAAAAACTTGCAACCATCAAAATTGAAGAATCAGCTGCTAAAAAACTTATTCATTTTATAACTCAAGCATTTGGTGAATTGGTGGGATGTTCTGTTAAATCGGTGATTAATATTATATAA
- a CDS encoding YqzL family protein gives MFFGDDLTGMSWNLFTSTGQIGYYLLFKRLSEQNDIIDGVNPPSKRTLLD, from the coding sequence ATGTTTTTTGGAGATGATTTGACAGGTATGTCATGGAACTTGTTTACTTCAACAGGACAAATTGGTTATTACCTGTTATTTAAAAGACTAAGCGAACAAAACGATATTATCGACGGCGTCAACCCTCCGAGCAAAAGAACTCTATTAGATTAA